acatCACTCTTAGGAACGCACTCGTTGCACTTTCAACGTAAAAAATTCCAAgaagatagaacgagagagatcgagagagagaaaaaaaaaggagagaaaaaaaagaagaaaaaaaaagatagaaaaaagaacaaaaataaaaaaaaaattaaaaaaaaaaaaagaagtttcgtACAAAGAACCAGAATACTCACGTTACACTGACATTACTAACATAACTTTATTACAGATACGTCAACATGAAATATATACcgtctaataaaatatcttaacgGCCGCACATCCTCATTCGTCAACCTACATACGTTTTATCGTCAGACGCGTCCTTGACAGACACATCGGGGGAAACGAAAGTCTTATCGATGTGGATATACAACAACGTTTGGTACAATGTTTAACGAATgtaacgatgataaaaaagaacggacgataataaaaaaaaaaaaaaagtgagcgAATTATTAGACGGATGTGAGTCCTTACCTGGCAACTGAGTCGTCGCAGAAGGCGTCGACGTGGTCCGTTGCAAGCGATACTGGGCAGTAGGATTAGGAGCACCAGGATTTGGACCGGGTGGAAATTGGCTGGCGGTAGGAGACGTAGGTGGGGGAAAGGTTTCGGCAGGAAACGGGGATTGCCTTGCTGAGGCTGGAGTTCCAGGCGAAGGCATCGACCTCTGCTGTTGTTGTAGTTGTTGTTGCGCGGTCGGTTGTTGCTGAGATCTCACCTGGTTAACGTTAAATAACCTCGGAGTGGTGCCGTAATTGCCCTACGTCACAAAAACGATAATGCAATTCATCGAGAGAATCTCGATACGTTGACCTCCCTCCCGACCTCACCCAAAGATACTAAAGAAGAGGCTACTCACTTGCGTTACCCGAGGTGACAATGGTTGCGGATGAGAAAACGACAATATGTTCGCAGGAGAATGCGGCGAGAGTctcgctgctgctgctgacACTTGTTGACCgctgttaaaattattattcacaaTGGGActatacaaagagaaagattcgTCAAGTACGACCGATCGAGATCAAATTAAGATCGATTGcgtcggaaaaaagaaaatactcaCTGTTGTGGTAACGTCGATGGGTGAGAGTACGAATGAGCGAGTCGGTGACCGGAAGTGATCTGGACGGATCCCCCGTAACCCGGAGAAACTTGGGAGTCAGGGACGCTCGATCGCTgcgaaaacgaaacgaacggcTCGTTAATCGTCAAATTCGATCTTCTCTACTCTCGATCGTGAAAGGAAATTATCGTAGAGATACCTGTAGAGATACGTTTGGCGCAACggtattatttaatagattatcgatattatgtaTGCCAGTCGTTATTTGGTCCGTCGCTGTTGCGTTCGATGGGATGAGcagttgttgctgctgttgttgctgcagCAATCTTTGCTTCaattgttgctgttgttgctgttgtatCAGTTTACTACGCTGCTGTTGTAACTGCAGCTGCTGTTGTTGCGTAAACTGCGCGGTAGTCTGCCTCACGACCAACTGAGCGTTGAACCTCATCCTCGCTTGTTGTTGATACATCGGAGGTGGTTGGTAACTATGACTCGTCGTCACGGGTGTCGTTACCAACTGGAACCGTAAGGGTTCAATTCGCACCAAGTAAACGACGTGAAAGGTCGACGTTACAAGCATCACGAGGACTTACCGCGGTGGAATAAGCAGGAGGCGTGCCAGGTATGGTTATGGTGGAAGACGTTGGATTTACGGCAGTCTCGCATAACATCAACGACTTCTGGATAGCGTTTATTGccattttttcattcatgGCATTGTTTTGCGGTGCCTCGATAACGTCCAGGAGGTTTGCTATCGCAGACGAATCTATTGAATCAAAATTACAATATCTATAATCGCAATACTTTCGCTGTCACGCTCGACATCTTCGAGGaatgttcttttatattcttttcgtaCGGATATgcttttcgttcttttgtacgcatacacacatatgcgATGCAAAGTACGTAAAGCGTTAACAACAACGTTACTGCCGCGACAGCGAAAGTGTACGGATCGAGCACCTCAAAGTCTGGTTCGTCGGCGTTAAATAAACTCGTCGCGTTAAACGAAATCAACAAGTTTTGCAACAATTACCTGTGATAGCTTCGTCCGGAACAAATTCGATAACTTGATCCAAAATATCGGAGAGATCTGGATCGGACGATTGGTTATCCCAAGTAGTTGGGTCGGTACACGTTTGACGGTATTCTCCGCTATCTCCAAATTCCGAATCCACTTGACCCAATTGTGGCCTTTGTTGCtgtttatcgaatatattagaACGAGTAACGAACGTTTACGCGCGCTTCGACGAAGCTGGacgaatcgtttgaaaaagtaGTTACCTGACTTAGCATGTGACTGAGGTAGGTGTTGGTTGCTTGACGAGGTAGTTGTCTCGATTGGCTTTGGAGAGGAGTACGAGCCGAAGTAGCCGTGGTTGTGATCGCATTGTTCCCACCGACCGTTTGCATGTGGCCACCTGTCCAcggttgctgttgctgttgctgttgttgttgctgttgctgttgttgttgctgttgctgctgctgctgctgctgctgttgctgttgttgctgctgttgttgttgctgctgctgctgttgctgttgctgttgggACTGGTGTTGCTTTAAGCGATCGCTACCACCACCGCCACGTGGAAGTTTATCCTAAAAGTAAAGTAAGGCGTACGTATGTATCCGGTTACGCACTTGTGTAGCCGTTTCCggtctaataatatataagactAAGATATCCCAAGTATTTACTTGCGGCGTTGCCGATATCACAGACGCGGGAATAGGTGGTATGGTTGTTGGTTGAGGCGGTTGTTTTGCCAACAACGAAGCcaacattttgtttttctcccATAGTTTGCTCGTCGCGTTCGTCGAAGCATTGGTACCCGTAGAAGACACCTGGTGCGAACCATCCATCGGCCGTTTAACGGCTATATTGAGATCGCCATCGTCGCCCGGTCTTTTCTGACCCACTTGAGCGGTACTACCGAGCCCGCTGTGATCGCTTCCCGATTGTGACGGTGAAGGGGTACTGTTCCGAAATCCAAGACTCCGCAAAAGAGGATCGTCGTCCCGGGTCTGACACatgcgaagaaaaagagaaaagaaacgacgtaagaagaagagagaacgacacgaagaaaggaaaagacggaaggaaggaaaggttTAGCAAAAGAGTCGAGCCAATTTGAAACCTCCTGTTGTGTCGTCGTTGCGTAAGagacgatatatgtatacctgtTGCTCCTGTAATTTCCTCTCCTCGTCCTGATCCTTCAATAACTGTTGAAGAAGttcgttcctctttttcaATCCGGCCCGGgcctcctcgtcctcgtcgtcatttttctcatttagtAACTTGAAATATAAACATCTTTAGCATAGGatctaacgaagaaaaaggaacggcTTGGCGCGCGCATAAAGATATACTCCAAGATGAGATAagagaaagtataaataaacgCGGAGGATTAAGAATAAGAGGGAATCACCTGCAGAAGCATATTATTTCCAAGAGAAGATTTGGAATGCTCCATGTTCGGTTTTGGCATGTTGCTAGGACTCGTCCTCATTTTGTTGTTATGTTCAGAATGATAATCGTCCTCGTCTTGCTGattcaacaaaattttcaatatcctGTGTTTGTTTTGGTTGTCCGAATCGTTATTCGCATTGTCCTGACTGTCCTCACTAGCACTGGAGCCTTTCGTTAACAAGTTTCTGAGTCTACCGGACTCGGTGGACACGACACTATTTTGAGTTTCGGCGGGCGTGGAGGCATTCGTCCTCGCGGTCGCGTTGTCCATCGTGCCGCTGGTAGGGCATCCgctctttccttcctcgatCCTCTTGGCATTGAGTCCAGGCAGAATGACCGGGGCCGTCGCGGCGGCCGCGATGGCTACGGAAGTGGCGCCGTTTCCATTGACGTTGCTGTTGACGCCGGTGTTGTTGGCAGCCGAGGCAGCGGCCGCGGCCGCGGCCGCGGCAGCGGCGGCCGCAGCCGCGTTGTTGCCGGtcaacgtcgacgacgactGCGATTCCTGTAGCGGACTGAACGGGAAGGAATTACTGAAGGTGTGCGCCGCGTTGACCGAAGACGACGGGCTGAAAGCGCGTAGGGGACTGCAGTGAGACGGCACCGCTGAATTAGAGGAAAACGTTCCTCCTCCCTGGGGACTCGGCGATGTCGGGGCTGGCTGAGAGGGTGGTCGCGAATCTGTTGGCCCGCTTCCTCTCGACTCGGGCCTTTCCGGCCAACCACCGCTACCGTCCAAGTCCCATGTCGAACCGCGGAAGAGCTCGAATTCCAAGTCCATGCTCCCCGAAAAGTGGTTGAACGAATTACTCGTACTTAGTGACGCTAACGAGTTGCAAGAATCGCCGGTACTAAAGGCGATCGAGTTCGACGACGTAGCAACGTGCGTCGTCCCCGTCAATCCACGACCACCACTGATACCACTCACTTGACCGTTCAGATGTGCCACGGACATCAACAGACCACCcacgttattgttattgttaccattattattattactattattcgcACAACGGTTACTAGAATGTCCCGAGCACACTTTGTTGTTGGAAAGCTGACCACCCTCGATAGGCGTTAAGTCATTGTCCCTATCATGGACAAAAACCAAAACACATGTATCTCTGCCAGTTAGCACCATATCTCTTAACGCTAGATcttgtacaattttttttttttatctatgtgCAATGATACGCAGTGTACgagtatatatgcgtgtatatgtctTGTACGAATTTCATCGTCCTTCAGTGAACAGTGTGCGCGCCCTCGGGTCTCTCccataaaaaaaatcgactaGTTTATCGAAGCCAAACTTTTAATCCGTCTGCTCCTCGTTTCCTGGAACAGCCAAGACAGATTGAAAGAGGGAGCAAGACCAACGATACTCCGCACTGTTCATTGAAGCGAAATTTCGACCTAGATCAGAGCCTTTCTGCTTTTTTCGTTGCTTAACGTTGAACACGCGCACACCGTGAAAGTGCGTACGGATATAGAGCGTTCGTAGTTGTGTCTGGGCTGgttgcgtgcgtgcgtgcgtgcgtgcctgtgtgtatgtgtgcgtgtgtgtgcgtgtgtgtgtgtgcgcgcgcgcgcaccaCTTACAGCACCGTATTCTTTAAACGAATTCCAGTCGAACGAGAATAGGATATTACGTATCGATCGGATATCATAGCAGCGTTTCTGATCTTTCAAAATTATCGTTGGACACAGGCTGGATGGTCGAAGTAACGATAGCGAAtcttattaaatgaaattgataCGATGAAATAAGCGAGCGTTGAATCGTGCTACACTTGTTACAATTAGTTCAACCATTGATGCGGAAACGCGTATTAACGTTCGATATAGGAAAGGCAATGTGATATTAGAAACAGagtgttattttaatttcaagagTGGCCAGATCTCCAACACCGAAAAATACTTCAAAGTACGCCTCATGCATTCCCGTATACAATCGATAAGAAACAATAACGTAATGCGAGTACGAGATTTCGCATTCCTACAAAGCTCTCGTAAAATCGTGGCATAAGATCAACGGTAAAACAGTTAGATGCGTGACAAGCAATAATTCGTTCGCGCGAATGAGAATAAAACAGAGAATAGGGTTTGAAGTAAGTACAAAGAGGAGAGTCTTGTGGAATTGTAAGATACCCAACCTGAGTTACATTCGATCAGgatagaaagatgaaagattgcgggagagaaacgaaagaaaagaaaccaaaaagaaaaagaaaaaaggaagaaaaaacaggaGAAAAAGGTCCATCGTCAAACACCTACCCCGCCATGTACACCGAGTTTGCCGAGCTTCGCTCCCGATCGTCGCGATCGTTGTTTCGTCGACTCGTCGACCGACGTAATACCGACTACTCCGAAAGTAGCGTgggggggaggaggagggttCGTTTCGGGTGTTTACGAATGTCGTGTGTCGAGATTAGAATCGAAAGGAAGATTTACTTACCCTATGATGGAATTGGTGGCCATCATGAAGTCCGTGTCGTGGCCGTTCATCACATTCGCTTTGAAAAGTTTTGACTTTGTTTGTATATTAAGGAACTTATCAGGACTAACGCGCAGTCGATACACGGCGCTCGTACTCTCTCCGACTTGAAGCGTATCGTTCAAATGTGCAGTTAAATTATTGAGATCATGAGGGTGGCACAAATCCTTTATCGTCGTACCGATCAAGTCCTGCAAAACGACGAGGAGACCGATTGTAAGAAGCCACGGAGGAGGAACGGTGCGTTGAAGGGTCGAACGAATCCTCTCAGACTTCGCGCGCGTTTACGTAGGTGCAATCGCAGATTCGAGAAACGACGATACTCGAGAAATGACAAAAGGGACCAAAGCTTTCGGTCGTCGCGTGGGAAAGAAAAGTCTTACATACCCTTACCTTGGTCAGATACTTGGCATAAGCGGACGACAACCAACTAACGTCGACCGCGATGATCTTGCCCGCTGTATCCAATTTAACGGTGAATTGCTCGATCGGTGTACCTACGGGCTTCTCGTTCGGTGGTATTCTACGTGCCACGCACATTACGCAAGGACCGATGTCTGGCGATTCGGAGGACACGTCGCCGCTCTCGAGTCGCTCGGTATTACTCGGCAATAGCGCCGAACAGATTTGCATGGACTCGTATTTCGATACCCGTTGTTGCTTCTCCTCCATCGTCTCGTCTTTGTCATCGGGAGGCTTTACCAGGAAGCGGCAATTGAAAGTACGATTCCTCGTTTGAGGCTGCGGCTCGCTCGTCCAGCCTGTGATAAGCGTAAACAAGAAACGAAATCAAACGAATTTTCTTGAGAGAAACGACGAGTACGTTCTACCGGCGAAGGGATAACCCGATCAACGCGAGACATATCCTCCCGATTGATCCAATCCCGACATAATTATCGATCGCAAACGACGTTTGCGCGGCTTTCGTTATCGAGATACCGACCTAATGACATGGGCAACAACGTAGGCATGAAGGTGTTGTGATCTCCATGatgtatgatattatatatatcctttcccAATACATCGTCCTTCGTATAATTGATATACTGGGTAATGTTATCCGTTACGTATTCCACTCGTCCCTCGCTATTTAAGACGAACAGGAAGCCGTCTAACGCctgcaaaaataaagaaagaagaagcaaataTAGATACACAGTTACACGTGGGTATCGTTAAATACGATGGaacaaaagggagaaagagagagagaaagaagtcgTCGGGCGAAAAGGAAAGCAAGTAGGTACCACCTTTCGTAGGAAGCTGTTAATAGTCTTACGAACAGTATTCTTTTTGATATCAGCCTAACACACGCGCACAGACGTACACGAGCATAGCTCGTACTATTTCCTTACGTGGCCAAGCTGTTCTCCTTTTAACAACTTCCTGCAAATAATTGATCGAGATCGGATCTAAGCCGCGTTCCGGATTGTTAACCGACACGCGGTGATtgttgtcttcttcttcttcttcttctcttaaatATCAGTCTCTAAGAAGAAGACGATGTCGACGCACGATTGCGTTCAATTAACCATCGAGAGCGTAATGCATCGGTCGAAATTTAGACGTTCCGTCCTCGTCGTTCTTGCTTACCTCCAATAAGATAGGGCCAACTTGATCGTTGGACAGTATGTTAGGATTCGACGAAGATACTTCCCCTTGTTGCACGGCATGACTGTTGGAACCCTCTTGTTGCCTGATGTGCCGAATCTGTAAGGCAAAGCGTTGCTGTCAGAAAATAAGCGTTGACGTATTTTAGTAAGCATAAATGCATAGTCGGCACGTGGTAGGTTGACCTACTAAAACTGGATGGTAACCATCAAAAATCTGATTATTTTGCAGGAagcttttttatcttatccgACGAAAGGGGGGGGGGACAGGAAAGACGGAATATCcggtaaaaagagaaacgtgtttttattttctttcttgttttttcgaattaaatattattcacgaaaaaaggaaaggaaaggaaaaggtaaAGGATACGACGAGCGAACGTTACTCGCGCTAAAACCTTTATATCGCACGAGTTTTCACGGCTCGATATTACGTAGTAGTATCCGACGACGAGATCCAACATATCGACGAGAAGAAATTTTGTACGAATGACGCATACCGCTCCGATGCACTCCACGCGCGCGCACTTCGACTCCTACAAATGCAGTTTCATTTGTCTCTCCGAGTCGAAAAAGGAACGACGCGCCGACGATgctaaaaatttttataacgtaAATCAGCAGTCGAGCAAAGCTTTCACCGCTTATTCtagatttcgaaaaataaaaaaggaaagaaagagaaagaaggaaaaagaaaaacaaacaccTTAAAAGACGTACAAAGAATCCTGCATTCTCTTTCGCCGAATATACGTtctattcgtttttctcttgCCGCGTCGTCGCAACTTCACGCGCAAAGATAGTACGAAACGCCGCTTCGACGACGCGGTGGATCCTTCGAAGTTTGcgtttttaaatcgaaatcgaGCTCGAATCGCACGCGATTGTATAGACGTCCCTTCGTAAAAATGTGTCCTTTACCTTTAGAAATCGTTCGACGTaaggagaacgagagagaaaaagaaacgattagaTGCGCGCGACGAAGGGAAATTCATCGACGTCGAACGTCGAGCCGATCGtgcaaataaatgtaaatgaagaagaaataagaagaacgcACGTTTTCGcgattcgttcgattcgaCGACGATCGCGATAGTACCTAAACGGGCAGGCAAGGCGgacgaacgagaaaataatcaGGTTGGGTGACCTCCAGCCGCCATTTTAAAACCAAAATAGTCACGTGTTCTGGAATACTCTATATACAATGGATGCATCCACGAGGCGCAGTTTGGTTGCAACGATATCGCCTCGTCGTTTGCACTTTCGCCGAGCGTTCGTAAAAGTTTCAAACCGATCGGACGGCTCGATCGAATGACTCATCGAGCGAGATTTAACGAATCGAAAGCGACGAACGATACTCGCCGAGGAAGATAAATTCGCAAGATATATTCTACGTTAGGACCGTCGACCGTTTACGTATTCGATCCTtgagaaattcgatcgataggCGTTAACGCTATGTGTCATAATCAAAGATTCCACGTAAAAAGAAGAGCGTTATCCGCAAGGGTCGCTTCATTATTTCGTACGGAAAGCGCGAGTAAGGTAGGTCAAGCTAAGACGTAGCGCATGAAATTCATGAGACGACGTTTCGAACAATGGGCGAGAGGTTCTCCTAAAGTTCGTAAGCATCGCCAACGATAACGGAataagatcgaaagagagCCAAAGACGATCCTGTTCGAGATGAGTCATTTTCGTTCGGTGCATCGTCCCCGATGCCGGTAAGAAGATCCCCCGAAGAGCTTATCTCttcgagaggaagaaaggtaagagataaaaagatttcatCGAGGATccgtcgaaagaaagaaagaaactaccTCGGACATCGTCGTAAATACGTCAGAGAGAACTTACCGTTGCAGAACGTACGGTAGGGGGTGGGGAACTGGCGGCACGCGAGCCGCATGCGGCTCTTTCTCCTATTTGCCTGTTCCGGTAAGATGGGAGGAGACGATCCCCCCACCCCCTCTGTCGAAGCTGGCTCCTCTATCGCCTCGCGAGCCGCACGGCTTTTGTCTTTAACGAGATGCATGGATTGGTGGCTAGTGAACGGTGGGGAAACGGATTGATTGACGGCGAGGATCGTGCGGCTCGCGGAGGAGAAGAAGTTGCCCACCCCTGACGtacgcgaaagaaagagaacaaaaaaataagagagaagttCTCTGCAAAACCGACCGACATTCATGGTCGCCGAAGGAAAGGGGAGAAGTGTCGAGCGTCCTTGAGCTCGTATTTCGCGGCTCCGATAGATCGCGCTCGTAATCTCGATGGATTTAAACGGACGGACGTGCGGCTATGACGAGGACGACTAAGACTATGGCTATGACTATCAAAACGGAGATGCGGACGAATAAGAGTCAACGACGGCGACGATGACGGTAACGATGACGGTGACGGTGACGATGACGCTGACGCTGACGGTGACGGTGGTAAAAATGGCGACAGTAAAGAAGATGTTGCTGCTGCGGCTGCCGCtgttgatggtggtggtggtggtggtggtggtggtgNNNNNNNNNNNNNNNNNNNNNNNNNNNNNNNNNNNNNNNNNNNNNNNNNNNNNNNNNNNNNNNNNNNNNNNNNNNNNNNNNNNNNNNNNNNNNNNNNNNNNNNNNNNNNNNNNNNNNNNNNNNgtggtggtggtggcggtggtggccTCGAAAAGTCGGTGACTCCACCGAGTCCGACAAACGGTGTGCGATGTTGCCGCTAGTCGTTTCACGATGGCACACGCATATGCGCGTGCgcgtgcatatacatacatatgtacgagtATCGCGATACCTCTAGCTCCATTTTAGCGTGATAAATTCTTAACTCTCTTCCTCCCCTGAATTCTTTATAAAGTACAAtttatgaagaagaaaaaatccaaACGAAGGGAGCAGCtaaaaatggataaaaaagaaacctcGTTCGTCGCTTTTCGTACGCATAGATATACCTTCTTCTTATCGAGGTCAAAGTCCGCTCTAGACCTAGAGAATCGAGAAGAAGATCGAAATACGAGGCTGCGAAttctttcgattcgtttctcCTCTCAGGAGACTCGATCGTTGctgccgccaccgccaccgccgccgccgccgccgtcgtcgtcgtcgtcgtcgtcgtcgtatctCTTTGCCTCCTCaccctccttttcctctccctttcctaCTAGCCGCCTGTCGGTGCCTCGCTGAAAGATCGTGCGCAACGCGTTACTGCGCACGTGACGTCACGCAGATCCATGCTCAGGTAGCTCTCTCGGGTTGTAACGCCGCGAAAAAGGACGCTTCCTATTGATCTCAGTGACGTCACTCAAGGTCACGTCACGAGTTCTGTCCGTCCGTCCAACCGTCTACTCTCCGTCTTGTTgcactatctatctatccatccatctccctctttctcgctctctcctaAGCTTTCTCTCACTATCTTTGCCATtcatactttctttctttagttttCATCGTTACGTCGCGAATACCGTTGCAAAATCAGAACGTCTCTTTCCAGAGACGACCGAGTCCCTTCCATCGAACGTACCTGCGCAAATAGACTAGACAAGCCGACAACGGCCCCGACGAATCTACGAAGATCGATTGGATCTATCGAAAAGTTCTGTTCGCTTAGAGTACGAAGAAAACGCATCTATCGGTATCGACGAAAAACTAGACATTGTCGATCGAATCGTAAAACTATTAAAGATCAAACATTATCCTGCGTAggatacgtaaaaataaaattcaaaaagaaaagtgcaAAGATGCGTTTTCTGTTATTTCCGAAACAGATgcgcaaaggaaaaaagagaatgaagaagaaggcaCAGCGCGAGCgaagtttcgtttcgtttcgttacgAAGCTGTCGCCTTCGGAATCGACACGTGCTCGGCCGTGAAGCGCACGATTCTAGCGCAACGTGCTCGCGCGAGAGAGTTAGTCGGCGAGTGACGGTGCGCGTGTGTGCtgcgtgtgagagagagagagagagagacagagaagacgGGAAGTCGTaacccttctctttccttcgacgcgatacacgcacgcacgacgCACGcactcgcgcgcgcgcgcacacatcCATTCCATAGCCGGTAACCGGGCAAAGTACGGACACCTTTCTGCGATTTGCGAAACTCTGCCACGAGCCACGAGCAGCGAGACagctctctcttcttcctcgagaAACGAGATCGATGCTTGTCGCATTTGTGCCAGCGACGCCAAAACTGAACCTCACGAACGTGTAACTCTATTGCCGAATCATAATTCGATGCGCTGCGTAAAGTAAGCCTAACAGGATTTCATCGAATCGCTATATAACGTTATCGCGATATAACTTTTGCATCGTTCCCAGCGTGATACGACGATTGTCTCGCAAGAACGTTGAAACGCGCGTAACGTctcctaaaaataaaatcgtgcATAATCTTGTCATCGGTCGGCTCGTCACTCCAGTAAAACGAAGATTGATTCGAAAACAAAAGTAGAATGTTATCGACTAGATCGGACGAATATTTTCGTCGGaagattatttcattcgtCGGAGAGAATTTCAGGGAATCTGGAACACTCGCGGCGACTTTTTTCTTGGTGCCATTGACGTGGCAATTTAGACGGAAACGACGATAAtctcttcttcgattttcctcttcttcctccgcTCTGCTCCATCGGACGCACAACGATCGCGTTCGTACGCACGAAGAGGTGCATACGTTCGAGCGACGCGTAGCAGGATCGAttcaacgagaagaaaaaaagacgcgCTTGGCCCAGATTTAGAGATATCTCGCTCGGTCGACGACTCGAGGAGTAGCCTCGTATTATACCTTTACTTTTGCTTTACAAAGAAAGCAAAAGCCCTTTCTCCGCGGAGTCATTCTCGATCGAGCAGCGTTTCTAAAAAGACCCAAGTTTTTAATCTTCCATAACGCCATCAAACTTCGAAAGATCGCGTATACAGGTGTAACTACGCCGACGACTCGTCGAATCTGCTACGACCTATATTCCGTActtggggaaaaaaaaaactttagaGAAAAACGTTTTCAACTGGAACGGTTTCGCTTCGAAACGACTGCATCGGTATGCCCGTGGCTATCAACGGCACGATATCCCACGGACATCCTGGAAGGAACTCGGTAATCCCGCCTACGCGACGTTTCTTCTAATCGCGAGTAGACCCTCGCTTCGCGATACTCGATTCGTTCCAATCGACATCTCTCAATCGCGCATCGATGAACCTTGTCCGTCCAAAAGCCCGAATCCAACTACTacgaattatatcgaaaaaaatgcAAACGTTTGTACCAcctctatacgtatatacgtacaattaGTAATCCATAACACAAAAGACGTAGAAAACGAGGTCGTCGTAGTCGATCGACGATTACTAATCctcgatcgaaagaataatGGACGATTACGGAAGGACGGGACAATCGCGTCTTATTTACGCAAGCGGATGCGTCAGAGCGTCGACGTTTCTAACTCTCCTAATCTCCGAATGCTCAAGAACAAAGACCGCTTCGACGAATTTTAAGAAAGCGATGAATCGAACTAtatcgctctctttctttcccatcgaagaaaatact
The DNA window shown above is from Vespula pensylvanica isolate Volc-1 chromosome 18, ASM1446617v1, whole genome shotgun sequence and carries:
- the LOC122635426 gene encoding nuclear receptor coactivator 2-like isoform X7, producing the protein MSSGKTDKCQILQRTVDQIRHIRQQEGSNSHAVQQGEVSSSNPNILSNDQVGPILLEALDGFLFVLNSEGRVEYVTDNITQYINYTKDDVLGKDIYNIIHHGDHNTFMPTLLPMSLGWTSEPQPQTRNRTFNCRFLVKPPDDKDETMEEKQQRVSKYESMQICSALLPSNTERLESGDVSSESPDIGPCVMCVARRIPPNEKPVGTPIEQFTVKLDTAGKIIAVDVSWLSSAYAKYLTKVRDLIGTTIKDLCHPHDLNNLTAHLNDTLQVGESTSAVYRLRVSPDKFLNIQTKSKLFKANVMNGHDTDFMMATNSIIGDNDLTPIEGGQLSNNKVCSGHSSNRCANNSNNNNGNNNNNVGGLLMSVAHLNGQVSGISGGRGLTGTTHVATSSNSIAFSTGDSCNSLASLSTSNSFNHFSGSMDLEFELFRGSTWDLDGSGGWPERPESRGSGPTDSRPPSQPAPTSPSPQGGGTFSSNSAVPSHCSPLRAFSPSSSVNAAHTFSNSFPFSPLQESQSSSTLTGNNAAAAAAAAAAAAAAASAANNTGVNSNVNGNGATSVAIAAAATAPVILPGLNAKRIEEGKSGCPTSGTMDNATARTNASTPAETQNSVVSTESGRLRNLLTKGSSASEDSQDNANNDSDNQNKHRILKILLNQQDEDDYHSEHNNKMRTSPSNMPKPNMEHSKSSLGNNMLLQLLNEKNDDEDEEARAGLKKRNELLQQLLKDQDEERKLQEQQTRDDDPLLRSLGFRNSTPSPSQSGSDHSGLGSTAQVGQKRPGDDGDLNIAVKRPMDGSHQVSSTGTNASTNATSKLWEKNKMLASLLAKQPPQPTTIPPIPASVISATPQDKLPRGGGGSDRLKQHQSQQQQQQQQQQQQQQQQQQQQQQQQQQQQQQQQQQQQQQQQQQPWTGGHMQTVGGNNAITTTATSARTPLQSQSRQLPRQATNTYLSHMLSQQQRPQLGQVDSEFGDSGEYRQTCTDPTTWDNQSSDPDLSDILDQVIEFVPDEAITDSSAIANLLDVIEAPQNNAMNEKMAINAIQKSLMLCETAVNPTSSTITIPGTPPAYSTALVTTPVTTSHSYQPPPMYQQQARMRFNAQLVVRQTTAQFTQQQQLQLQQQRSKLIQQQQQQQLKQRLLQQQQQQQLLIPSNATATDQITTGIHNIDNLLNNTVAPNVSLQRSSVPDSQVSPGYGGSVQITSGHRLAHSYSHPSTLPQHPIVNNNFNSGQQVSAAAARLSPHSPANILSFSHPQPLSPRVTQGNYGTTPRLFNVNQVRSQQQPTAQQQLQQQQRSMPSPGTPASARQSPFPAETFPPPTSPTASQFPPGPNPGAPNPTAQYRLQRTTSTPSATTQLPGGVGSPRHYGGVNKEQPLLSPSHPHSGCPATPTHNQHNATNTQHFSNQQHSSMIYHTTANTINTPDMQNNQFCYDRTSVPLYSSGDTQDVRSLPPGNPVNHHMGGNASTTGSMTSEFVRQELRAIVGARTQQQQQQQRVPNSIPNNLSGQVSQDDLEALGLTFEMSTAGETVVNDGPAKSWAIGSTGSAPSSSRTTMEEAVRGDPKSSLLQKLLSE